The Caminicella sporogenes DSM 14501 DNA window TAGTATCATGGCCATTGGAGTTTGACCTGTAAGAAAAATACCTAAAATAAGTACTATAAAAGTTAATATTACAGCAAATAAAAATGGGTCAGGTAAGTATTTTTGTACTAGTGTAACGCATCCATTAGTAAATTTTTTAAACATATCAATCCCTCCTATTATGTTAATATAAACAGGTACTGTATATGAAGATAAAGACAGTACCTGTTTATATACTTTCTAATCTATACTTGCATGTGTTTTAAATCTTCTGGAATTATTAATTTAGCTTCTGTTGCTGCTTGAACCTCATCAGTAGTAAATTCAGGATTTATTTCCTTTAATACTAATCCTTTATCTGTAACTTCCATAACTCCCATTTCAGTTATTATGAGATTAACTTGACCTTTAGCTGTAAGTGGTAGATTACATTCTTTTAGTATTTTTACATTTCCCTTTGATGTATGTGTCATGGCTATTATAACTTTTTTAGCTCCTACTACTAAATCCATAGCTCCTCCCATTCCGGGAACTTTTTTACCTGGTATCATCCAATTTGCAAGATTTCCTTTTTCATCTACTTGAAGTGCTCCTAGCACAGTAACATCTACATGTCCTCCTCTTATTATTGCAAATGATGTTGCACTGTCAAAAAATG harbors:
- a CDS encoding CoA-transferase, whose protein sequence is FFDSATSFAIIRGGHVDVTVLGALQVDEKGNLANWMIPGKKVPGMGGAMDLVVGAKKVIIAMTHTSKGNVKILKECNLPLTAKGQVNLIITEMGVMEVTDKGLVLKEINPEFTTDEVQAATEAKLIIPEDLKHMQV